Part of the Musa acuminata AAA Group cultivar baxijiao chromosome BXJ2-7, Cavendish_Baxijiao_AAA, whole genome shotgun sequence genome is shown below.
ATGCTTATCTCATCTCTTGATATTTGAAGGGTAACACTCCGTAAAGGTTACTGCAAGACATTAAGATTATCTTGATCCCCTTTGTCATGCCTTATACTTCATATTACACCTTTTTGTTCAGTGTGTTTGGTTCTTTTTGAAGTTTTATTAATAGCAGCTCCTAATTTCTAGGAGAAGCCACCGTGAATCATGTAAATTCATGTTATCTAGAAATAATTACTTATTGCTTTTTTATTCAATCAACATGTATTCGGCATTCCCATGTGCTGATGCCCGATGGGATATCATCTGGATTCTGGCCTTGATGAATGACTTTGTATATAGCAGTGTCACATTTTAGGAAATCTATACATTTCACATGCCTGTTATTTGTATGTGTTTTGATTGATCACTAGACCTTTTCACTGTATCCATTCTGATAAAATCAGTTAATTAATTTGATTCTTGGACCTTTTTCAGGAATGGGTAACGGACAGTCCCTTCATTATATCACCAAGAATCACTTTTGAAGTAAGTGTGCGACTTCTTGGTGGGTTAATGGCACTAGGCTATACCATTGCAGCCATTCTGAAAAGAAGCAGCCATGTGTTCTCTGACGACAGGGTGATCGTGAAAATTGATTGGTTAGAACAACTTAAACGTACTTACATACAGGTAACTAGATCTTGCATTTATTGTGAATTATGCTATATTTTTTGAGCCACTTAAAATCATGCTCATGCATAACTTGTTTTTGTGTATATAAGATGCATTGACTATGATATAAATGGAAGATGCATTAATATGTTCTAGTAATTGGTATTTACCAAATCTACCATTCTGTAGTTTAGTTTACTGACCATGATGTAACTTTTACTAATTCGCTATTCAATAATTTCTTGATGTGATCTTATAGTAGGAACCTCTGTGTGTCAAACTGTAATGTATTCTTCAGTTTCAATATTAAGTGATGACATCATTATAGAACGAGCCTATATTAATCTAAGTATTAATGCAAATTTCAGCAATATTTGATGAAAACAAATCTCTGTTAATTGGACTTGGTGAAAATAATGGACTCTTGTAATTTCATGGAACTTTTGGCAGATGCCATAATCAGCCAAGTGTCACATCATGTCTTTAAGAACATATCCAATCatttttataagtaaaataataaattattgtaATCCTTTGTTCTAGATGATGAAGTGGACAAATATATCCTAGTCAGCTTGAGAAGAAATTAAGACAGCTTGAAATATTACCTGTGGATGCCTAAAATTTTTTGATCATGTGAAGGAAATTAGTGAGATATTTCATCATTTGAAGGAAACCTTTTTAAATATATGTGACATTTAAAGCAGTATCCTGCAATAGTATAAGTCTtgcaatatttattttaaaaaatgtagTTTATGTTTAAATTGAACTTCTTTTCATTTATGACATTCATTGTATAATTGTTTTGTGGGTTAAGCTCCAGTTCTTGGAGAAATTGTTGCTCGGTCTTTTGTTATAACTTGATTGCTTTTTAAAAGTATTTTACATATAATATTTATAGAGAATTGCAGAGCATGTCTTATATTTTCTGTTGCATTATAGCAAAGGAATTCTATACCCTGTGATGTCTCATGCAAGAATTTGGTGCTTCATATGAATTTTAGCCATTTTTCATGATCCACCAATCCGAAGTATTGCAGAGCATGTCTTATGTTTTTCATGACCATTTTTCATGGTCAGGTTGATCTTTCTGAAGAAAAGAAGACTTACCTTGTTTATATGTTGTTATTAATATCATTTATATTTTCTAATTTACATAGCCTTTCTACTAGCATTTTGGCCCAATTACATTACCTATCGACTAATATTTTTTAGCTTAACATCCATTTTGTTTGTCATAAACTAGTTATTCTTTCAATTAAAACTTTGTTATATTTATGTGAAGGTGCAAGGAAAAGAGCGTCTGTTAGTTGCGCAAGTAGCAGAGCAACTGGGTTTGGAAGGCGCTTACATTCCACGTACTTACATAGAGCAGATTCAATTAGAAAAGCTTGTGAATGAAGTCATGGTATTATTTCTTTCAGTAAAGTTCATTCTGGATTAAGTTTCAATgatattttagtttttttttaattctagttATGCACATATTGGTTTTTTCTTAATGTGCAGGCATTGCCAGATGATTTGAGGACAAAGCTCAGTATAGATGATGATCTGGTTTCCAGTCCAAGAGAAGCACTTTCGCGGGCATCTGCTGATAGGGTTGCTATGAGAACTAAACATCTTAAAAGGTTCATTTCAATTTTAGTTAACTTGATTAAAGCATTACCTAGCTTCGAATACAAGTAACTTGATCAAAGCACTACCTTACTTCAGATGTACACTTGAAAATAATTCTGAATTCATTTGTTCTGTAGAATTATACTTAAGTAACTTCCAGATCAAATATTTCTTGATATAGTCTAGACCTATGATCTAATAACATGGACTTTGAATACTTAAGTGCATGTTGGTAATAGTCTCATCTGGCCCTGTATATTAATATCTCTTACAATGTCTGGGATTAATCATGCATTTAGTCTTGCCAAAATTATTGTATGGTCTGGTCATTGTGGACATAGTACAAGAAACATCTTGATAGAATGATGCTGCAGAAGAGATCTGACCAAATTAAAATTCCGTTAGATATTTCTTCCGTATCTGGTGCCACTAGTCATGATGGTTTCTATGATTGTGTCTAAATTCTCGTAGTTGTAATGCTTGTCATTATTTTAACATTTGTGATGTTTTCAGTGGAATGTCCCACTCCTTTTCAACGCAAAGGGACAAGAATATTGCCAAACTCACTAGACTTGCAGTCAACAGTAGAAGGTTTGATAGACAAACTCCAGATTCACCTGCAATCAACCAGGTCCGCTTGTCCTTGATCAGGCATCTAGGAGAGATTCAAAATTCCAACTTTACTGATACAAGTTAAATTTGGATTATTTTGCAACGGTTTATACTTAATACTGCAAATTATTTAATGATGTATTATGCTTCTTGTATTTTTACCAATCAATCCTATGCAGGATGCTGCCGTTAACCAACTCTCAGAGCAGTTATCAACTTTAAATGAAAGGATGGATGATTTGAGCTCACAAATTGAAGATTTTAATACAATAGTTAGTTCACAAAGTAATTCCATGAGCCAACAGAACCTGGCCCTCCAAACTGAAGCTTGTAATGGCTCTGGCCCAACATCGGTGTTTGTGTCTAACCTGGGCAATGGTACCCTTTTGCCCAACTCATCATCTTACACCCAACTGAATAAGGATTCTCCCCTCATGGAGGAGGTAAGGACAAGTTTGATCAGTTTTTGCTTCAGAAATGAATTGCCGTAGCCGCATTCTGGTATTTGATAATAATCCTCTTTTAGGCTATGTTACAAGTATTGTACTTAATTCCAAGATTACCCAAATCTTGACATTTGATGGTGTTTGTTAACCCATTTTGGACACCCTTAGATAAAATGGAATTGCTTTGTCTTGAAGAGAACAACTGAATCCTACACATTCACCAATCCTGTGTTTGCAATGGGGCATATGGTTGCAGAATTACAGTAACCATAATAGTAACCGAATTTATGGGGTAGAGACTTGAAGTAATCATGCTGTGTTAAAATTTTTGTTTGTTGATTGGATATGCTATCAATATTTGACCTGATGTTGTCATTTCTTGCCATTTGCAGCTAATGCTCATCACCCGAGGACAACGTCAAATTATGCATCAGTTGGATAACCTCTCTAACTTAGTTCATGACCGTTTGGCTGTACTAACCCTGCAAGGCAGAACTGATAATGGAAATAGATTGCTTGATATGAAGATTGGGACTCCCGTTCTCATACTGGCAATCGGTGGCATTGGCATTTTCCTGTTCAAAAATCTGAACAGGAATTAAATTGGAGCCTCAAGCACCACTTCAGTCTCACCAGATACTCTTGAGAATTTCCCATTGAAGTCTTAATTCATTACTTTTATAAGGTATAATATCTCAGCTTGAAGGTCCAGAGTGAACAAACAGATGATAAAATTTTGTAGgagttaattttcttttatgaagaGCTTCAACTACAATTTGTACATTTCGGATGTAGAAGTATATTTTCCTCTCTcactcacatatatatatatatatatatatatatatatatatatatatatatatatatatatatatatatatatatatatatatatatgactgatGGTTAAGAAAGTCTGCAGGGACAATTACTGCTATACATTTGATAAAGGATCCTATGCTGACTACTGTTCCTTTTCTCTTCCATGCATATTCTTGAGCACCATATTAGTTTCCTGAGCATATTCTTGAGCACCGTAGTAGTTTCCTGAGCTGAGAATGGAGCTTACTGCtgttaaatttttaataaatgcACTGGTAATCAGCTTCTATGGATTGAATGATTTTTCACAACCTATGATTCTTCATCGGTTGTATTGGGATCTCACATCGGACCATAATGTTTACAGATTTCTTGTTTCCTGCAAGTCTAGTGATGTTGTGTAACACAGTCTTAGTCTTTAGTttcaatcatgacaaaggatgttatattttttgttgatattattaaatataataaaaaatagataatcttaaaattaatatattttaattattaaataaaatgattatgttttttttttttttttgtatgtagTGTTTttgatacatatacatatttgtatcatttaaccaaaagaaaaatataaacataacatGCACACCTAATGTTATGTCATTGTTTATATCTATATTGCCATGGGCTTTTGTGTTTAATtttttatcaaatcacttgaaTGAGGTATTAATATCTATACCTATAAAATATGGTTTATATTGAATAATTACTTAGTAAGTATTAGCATTTATGATTTTATTCATTTGAGCATGCATTATGTCatgtatattatattttaaaattattattataaaataattaataatcaaCACTTTATTTTATAACTTTAGTAAGTGTAATTCTATAAcacaatatatatgtaaaataagtgtataatttaatattaaaataatttaaaatatttatatatacatgtagaaAATATAACAAATTTATGAATTTTTACATCTTATATCATAGCATATATATGTACTCTCATATATATGTGCATTCTCATATCTTACGTCATAATAAATAATTTCATATTGTACATCATAACGTGTCATATATGCACACTTATACTTCACGTTATGAAATATAGATGCACTATTACATtacatgtcataatatatatgtgcactcttATATTACATGTCATAATATGTATATGCTCTC
Proteins encoded:
- the LOC103992647 gene encoding inorganic pyrophosphatase TTM2 isoform X1, with amino-acid sequence MADGDASIDSPRRRQGLLRDQVQLVKRKDSGRYEIVPIQEPLSFEKGFYIVIRACQLLAQKNDGIIFVGIAGPSGAGKTVFTEKVLNFMPNIAIISMDNYNDSSRIIDGNFDDPRLTDYDTLLENIHGLKEGKSVQVPMYDFKLSSRIGYRTVDVPSSRIVILEGIYALSEKLRPLLDLRVSVTGGVHFDLVKRVLRDIQRAGQEPEEIIHQISETVYPMYKAFIEPDLRTAHIKISNKFNPFTGFQNPTYILKSSRTVSVDQIKAVLSKEHNEGTEETYDMYLLPPGEDPEACQSYLRMRNRDGKYNLMFEEWVTDSPFIISPRITFEVSVRLLGGLMALGYTIAAILKRSSHVFSDDRVIVKIDWLEQLKRTYIQVQGKERLLVAQVAEQLGLEGAYIPRTYIEQIQLEKLVNEVMALPDDLRTKLSIDDDLVSSPREALSRASADRVAMRTKHLKSGMSHSFSTQRDKNIAKLTRLAVNSRRFDRQTPDSPAINQDAAVNQLSEQLSTLNERMDDLSSQIEDFNTIVSSQSNSMSQQNLALQTEACNGSGPTSVFVSNLGNGTLLPNSSSYTQLNKDSPLMEELMLITRGQRQIMHQLDNLSNLVHDRLAVLTLQGRTDNGNRLLDMKIGTPVLILAIGGIGIFLFKNLNRN